In Arachis hypogaea cultivar Tifrunner chromosome 2, arahy.Tifrunner.gnm2.J5K5, whole genome shotgun sequence, a genomic segment contains:
- the LOC112739558 gene encoding uncharacterized protein, which yields MDSARSWFQKFQPRDKTKGFGKKKEDDNNGGGADDSSVVVDEASLSNDTKQKVAAAKQYIENHYKEQMKNLQERKERRTFLEKKLADADVSEEDQNNLLKFLEKKETEYMRLQRHKMGVDDFELLTMIGKGAFGEVRVCREKTTGQVYAMKKLKKSEMLRRGQVEHVRAERNLLAEVDSNCIVKLYCSFQDDEHLYLIMEYLPGGDMMTLLMRKDTLTEDEARFYVAETILAIESIHKHNYIHRDIKPDNLILDRYGHLRLSDFGLCKPLDCSTIAEGDFSVVPNVNGSNERVISKRTQREQLQHWQQNRRTLAYSTVGTPDYIAPEVLLKKGYGMECDWWSLGAIMYEMLVGYPPFYSDDPMTTCRKIVNWRSHLKFPEEARLSREAKDLICKLLCNVNHRLGSKGADEIKAHPFFNGVEWDKLYQMEAAFIPEVNNELDTQNFEKFEESDIQAQSSSRHGPWRKMLSSKDLNFVGYTYKNFEIVNDYQVPGMAELKRKQNKTNRPSIKSLFESDSEISELSEVPETSSTRQSSQGSFMKLLPPQLEVSNSEKRISPKS from the exons ATGGATTCGGCGAGGAGTTGGTTTCAGAAGTTTCAGCCTCGTGATAAAACAAAAGGGTTTGGAAAGAAGAAGGAGGATGATAACAACGGAGGAGGAGCAGACGATTCGAGTGTAGTGGTTGATGAAGCTTCTCTTTCCAATGACACAAAGCAGAAGGTTGCAGCAGCAAAGCAGTATATTGAAAACCATTACAAGGAGCAAATGAAGAATCTTCAGGAGAGGAAGGAGCG TCGGACCTTTTTGGAAAAGAAGTTGGCTGATGCTGATGTCTCTGAGGAAGATCAAAACAACCTACTTAAATTTTTGGAGAAAAAGGAAACTGAATATATGCGCCTTCAGAGGCATAAGATGGGAGTTGATGATTTTGAATTGCTGACTATGATTGGCAAAGGTGCATTTGGTGAG GTCAGAGTCTGTAGGGAAAAGACTACGGGTCAGGTTTATGCAATGAAAAAGCTAAAGAAATCAGAGATGCTTCGCAGAGGCCAG GTTGAACATGTCAGAGCTGAAAGGAATCTACTTGCTGAGGTTGACAGCAATTGCATAGTCAAACTATATTGTTCTTTTCAGGATGACGAGCATCTATATCTTATTATGGAGTACCTTCCAGGTGGGGATATGATGACACTGCTTATGAGAAAGGATACCTTGACAGAAGATGAAGCCAGATTTTATGTAGCAGAAACAATTCTGGCTATTGAATCTATACATAAACACAATTATATACATAG GGATATCAAGCCTGACAACTTAATACTGGATAGATATGGACACTTGAGACTGTCTGATTTTGGACTTTGTAAACCATTAGATTGTAGTACAATTGCAGAAGGGGATTTTTCTGTGGTTCCGAATGTGAATGGATCTAATGAACGTGTTATTTCAAAACGCACCCAGCGAGAACAATTACAACACTGGCAACAGAACAGGAGGACACTT GCTTATTCCACTGTTGGTACACCAGATTATATTGCTCCAGAAGTTCTATTGAAGAAAGGTTATGGGATGGAATGTGATTG GTGGTCACTTGGAGCTATTATGTATGAGATGCTGGTAGGATATCCACCATTTTATTCTGATGATCCGATGACAACATGTAGGAAG ATAGTAAACTGGAGATCTCACTTGAAATTTCCCGAAGAAGCAAGGCTGTCCCGAGAGGCTAAAGATCTAATTTGTAAACTCCTGTGCAATGTAAACCACAGATTGGGGTCCAAAGGTGCAGATGAAATAAAG GCTCACCCATTCTTCAATGGTGTTGAATGGGATAAGCTGTATCAAATGGAAGCTGCATTTATTCCAGAAGTAAATAATGAGCTAGATACTCAGAACTTTGAGAAGTTTGAAGAG TCAGACATCCAAGCTCAATCATCATCAAGACATGGTCCGTGGAGGAAG ATGCTTTCATCTAAGGACTTGAATTTTGTTGGATACACATACAAGAACTTTGAAATTGTCAACGACTATCAAGTTCCTGGGATGG CTGAACTAAAGAGGAAACAGAACAAAACAAATAGGCCATCCATTAAGTCACTTTTTG AGTCCGATTCAGAGATATCAGAATTATCTGAAGTTCCTGAAACATCTTCAACCAGACAATCTTCTCAAGGAAGCTTTATGAAGCTCTTGCcaccccaattagaggtatctaACAGTGAGAAGAGGATTTCTCCTAAGTCATAA